A DNA window from Nerophis lumbriciformis linkage group LG33, RoL_Nlum_v2.1, whole genome shotgun sequence contains the following coding sequences:
- the kgd4 gene encoding alpha-ketoglutarate dehydrogenase component 4, with translation MGGKVSSKMAAPAARVIQAVRPHAPMIKFPKRQGVPKPNEVLITPAVNFQPHNTPSLPPAPPQITRSHVPLTPIPGTPDTLASIQLFPARYRRRPVAIEEMDYIQRGGPE, from the exons ATGGGAGGCAAAGTCAGCTCCAAAATGGCAGCTCCCGCCGCTAGAGTTATCCAG GCAGTGCGGCCTCATGCACCTATGATCAAGTTTCCTAAGAGACAAGGTGTTCCCAAACCAAACG AAGTATTAATAACACCAGCGGTCAACTTCCAACCACACAACACTCCCAGTTTGCCGCCAGCGCCGCCTCAAATAACCAGAAGTCACGTACCTTTGACCCCCATCCCTGGCACCCCTGACACCTTGGCCTCCATACAACTATTCCCTGCAAGATACCGCCGTAGACCCGTGGCGATAGAAGAGATGGACTACATTCAG